TGACAGGCTTCGAATCAGGTTACTCAAAACCAAGTCCCCTCAAACCGTCAAGCACGTTCTGAATTTACTGACCTGGATAGCCAACTTTGGATTCAAAAAAAACCTATGTGCCGGAATACCCTTTCATATCGAAAAACCAACAGTTGACAATCAAAAAACAGAAAATCTAACACAGGAGGAACTTTCAAAGCTTTTGCAAGTCCTTGATGAGCATGATGATATTCAAATCGCAAACCTTATGAAAATGGCTCTGTTTACCGGAATGCGGCGCGGCGAGCTATTCAAACTAAAATGGAAGGATGTTGACCTTAACAGAGGCTTCATAAAAATCGTTGAACCCAAAGGCGGGAAAAGCCAAACTGTGCCGTTAAGTGAAGATGCTAAGCGGATTTTAGAAAAGCATCCCCGAACGGAAAGCGCGTTTGTGTTTCCGAACAAACACGGGGAACAGCGGGTTAGCGTCAGTCACTCGGTCAATAAGATCAAAAAAGCGGCCGGACTTCCTAAGGATTTCCGACCCCTTCACGGCTTGCGGCACACTTTCGCTTCTATTCTGGCGGGTTCTGGCGAAGTTGACTTGTATAAAATCCAGCGGTTACTCACACATAAAGATCCGCGAATGACACAAAGGTATGCACACCTCAGAGATGAGTCCCTCAAGCAAGCGTCTAATGTGGCCGGGGATATCATCAGCCAGGCAGCAGCTAAAAAGGATGTTGAGCAGGTCGTTAACATAGAGGAACATCGAAAATAACACTTTTCAGGGGATAGGGTCCGGCTGATCACCGGAACCGACAAGACCGGATAACCTGGCCGGTTTTCCCCGGGGTCTAATACCAGGAGTGCCACAGGAGGCATAAAAAATGGCTACACGTTCTATCTCAAATAATTACCCCCTTCTAAACATAGAGGCACTGAGTGCTTGCGCCGAAAGGTGGGCGCGATATTACCAGTTTATTCAACGAATAACCATCCAGAGGACCTATTGCGTTTCCGAAGATATTCAATATGTAATAATTTTTGAAACACCGGAAATTGACGATAGCGACAGAGATTTGGCACCCTATTTTCATGATTTTCAAATGCAAGTGGCAGATCCCTTTGATGAATCATGCTTTCTCAGGGACTTGAAAACAGTTTACTCCGACGGCCAGGAGCATGCCGTTGCGGATGAGTGGTATTTTGACCGCATAGATATTGGAGAACAATGGAGTGCCGAGGTCGATGAGAATACCAAAATTATTCTTTATGAAAAATTAGATCCGCTTGATCTGCTGTTGAAAAGTATCCGTCCACAGGCTGATGAAATTTACCTCGGAATTAAAG
This genomic stretch from Desulfobacterales bacterium harbors:
- a CDS encoding site-specific integrase, which codes for MPAAKRFKTKYPGVFYTIGKSASGKPERIYNIRYRKHGKMIEEKAGRQLQDAMTPAVAARIRANRIEGDLSNREKREAEDAKKAAEAGKWTLDKLAAEYFNGRPDGKSKVTDLNRFEKYLKAKFGNQEPSEIIPLEVDRLRIRLLKTKSPQTVKHVLNLLTWIANFGFKKNLCAGIPFHIEKPTVDNQKTENLTQEELSKLLQVLDEHDDIQIANLMKMALFTGMRRGELFKLKWKDVDLNRGFIKIVEPKGGKSQTVPLSEDAKRILEKHPRTESAFVFPNKHGEQRVSVSHSVNKIKKAAGLPKDFRPLHGLRHTFASILAGSGEVDLYKIQRLLTHKDPRMTQRYAHLRDESLKQASNVAGDIISQAAAKKDVEQVVNIEEHRK